A single Pseudomonas sp. HN11 DNA region contains:
- a CDS encoding rhomboid family intramembrane serine protease: protein MSTVPVLRLPLSVDLGGFVKLLQRMQVPHRVSEEAGEQVLWVPETISDDVRVLYQRFPAGDPDQQLDIPEQAPVARPGFIQQLRHSPVTALVLLASLIVGAVTLLGENLHTMAWLTFLPFRILGEYIQFTPLAETLASGQWWRLVTPMLIHFGILHLAMNGMWYWELGRRIEARQGSINLLGLTLLFSLVSNYAQYAFGGPGLFGGLSGVLYGLLGHCWIFQLLSPNPAYRLPRGVLAMMLIWLVLCMSGLVSMIGFGEIANAAHVGGLVIGCLTGLLGGLYSRRKASI, encoded by the coding sequence ATGAGTACCGTGCCCGTATTGCGCTTGCCTCTAAGCGTCGACCTGGGCGGTTTCGTCAAGCTGCTGCAACGCATGCAAGTGCCTCATCGCGTCAGCGAGGAAGCTGGCGAGCAAGTGTTGTGGGTGCCCGAGACGATCAGCGATGACGTACGCGTGTTGTACCAGCGCTTTCCCGCCGGCGACCCGGACCAGCAACTGGATATTCCCGAGCAGGCGCCGGTCGCGCGCCCAGGCTTTATCCAGCAATTGCGCCATAGCCCGGTAACGGCCCTGGTGCTGCTGGCGAGCCTTATCGTCGGTGCGGTGACCTTGCTCGGTGAAAACCTGCACACCATGGCCTGGCTGACCTTCCTGCCGTTTCGCATTCTTGGCGAGTACATCCAGTTCACACCACTGGCCGAGACCTTGGCCTCGGGCCAATGGTGGCGGCTGGTCACGCCGATGCTGATCCACTTCGGCATCCTGCACCTGGCCATGAACGGCATGTGGTACTGGGAATTGGGCCGGCGCATTGAAGCGCGCCAGGGCAGTATCAACCTGCTGGGCCTGACCCTGTTGTTCAGCCTGGTCTCCAACTACGCTCAGTACGCTTTCGGCGGCCCTGGCCTGTTTGGCGGGTTGTCCGGCGTGTTGTACGGCCTGCTCGGGCACTGCTGGATTTTTCAATTACTCTCGCCTAACCCGGCCTACCGCTTGCCCCGTGGGGTGCTGGCGATGATGCTGATCTGGTTGGTGCTGTGCATGTCGGGGCTGGTCTCGATGATCGGTTTCGGCGAAATCGCCAACGCTGCCCATGTCGGCGGCCTGGTTATCGGCTGCCTGACGGGTTTGCTGGGTGGGCTGTACAGCCGCCGCAAAGCCTCTATTTGA
- a CDS encoding vWA domain-containing protein → MDRGRHGKARSAQQGSIHWPGTLLGGRPQTREDLLYQLRSRSAHELWLVIVDASASTRRHRALADAKGLLAQLFDDAYRQRARMALLTASGHSPKWQVQGLKAAKGLAGWLDQLGAGGGTPLLAALTEAGAWLTLRRKRYPTEQQRLLVITDGRLKDIAGLPLLECPGLLVDIERGPIRLGRARELAVGLQLGYRHIDD, encoded by the coding sequence CTGGACAGAGGCAGGCACGGCAAGGCGCGCAGCGCGCAGCAGGGTTCGATCCATTGGCCGGGCACCTTGCTGGGTGGTCGCCCGCAAACCCGTGAAGATTTGCTGTATCAACTGCGCAGTCGTTCGGCCCATGAGCTGTGGCTGGTGATTGTCGATGCGTCGGCGTCCACACGGCGGCATCGTGCGCTCGCCGACGCCAAGGGTTTGTTGGCCCAGTTGTTTGATGACGCTTACCGCCAGCGGGCGCGAATGGCGTTGTTGACGGCTAGCGGGCATTCACCCAAATGGCAGGTCCAGGGATTGAAGGCTGCTAAGGGCTTGGCGGGCTGGCTGGATCAATTGGGCGCGGGTGGTGGCACGCCGTTGCTCGCGGCGTTGACCGAGGCCGGGGCGTGGTTGACGTTGCGACGCAAGCGTTATCCGACTGAACAACAGCGGCTGCTGGTGATCACTGACGGGCGACTCAAGGATATCGCCGGGCTACCGTTGCTCGAGTGTCCGGGGCTGTTGGTGGATATCGAGCGTGGGCCGATCAGGTTGGGTCGGGCTCGGGAGTTGGCGGTGGGGTTGCAGCTGGGCTATCGGCATATTGACGATTAG
- a CDS encoding YeaC family protein, with protein sequence MSSFAEMIENITPDIYESLKLAVEIGKWSDGRKLSAEQRELSLQAMIAWEIQNLPEDQRTGYMGPQECASKSAPVPNILFKSDAIH encoded by the coding sequence ATGTCCTCTTTTGCTGAAATGATCGAAAACATCACGCCGGACATCTACGAGAGCCTCAAGCTCGCTGTGGAAATCGGCAAGTGGTCCGATGGCCGCAAGCTTTCCGCCGAACAGCGTGAGCTGTCGTTGCAAGCCATGATTGCCTGGGAAATCCAGAACCTGCCGGAAGACCAGCGCACCGGCTACATGGGCCCGCAGGAATGCGCGTCCAAGTCCGCGCCGGTGCCGAACATCCTGTTCAAGTCGGATGCGATCCATTGA
- a CDS encoding DUF1853 family protein — protein sequence MTVFPNLHNLPRQLRHPEVRDLAWVMLAPPMLAQTPWPQRHPLAGSDWVQAPHLLEHWLRQLDQDSSTLQQWLNLSRTRRLGLYYERLWQFAVQHAPGVELLAANLPIRRAGHTLGELDMLLRDRDGVHHLELAIKLYLGPQDGNGQDTAQWLGPGCHDRLDRKLAHLAQHQLPISKRVESREALAALDIQHFDAHLWLGGYLLYPWPGEAQAPIGAHPQHLRGRWLHQRDWQAFVSLSPPGRWQPLPRHAWLAPAHYPVDEVWSEEQMMGWLADLDPMAPAQLLVRMVQVDQDWEEAERLFLVADLWPNVPGNS from the coding sequence ATGACTGTGTTCCCGAATCTGCACAACCTGCCCCGCCAGCTGCGCCACCCCGAAGTGCGCGACCTGGCGTGGGTGATGCTCGCCCCGCCGATGCTGGCGCAAACGCCTTGGCCACAGCGCCATCCGCTGGCAGGCAGCGATTGGGTGCAAGCGCCTCATCTGCTGGAGCACTGGCTGCGCCAACTCGATCAGGACAGCAGCACCTTGCAGCAGTGGCTGAACCTGTCGCGCACCCGACGTCTGGGCTTGTATTACGAACGCCTGTGGCAGTTCGCTGTACAGCATGCACCGGGGGTTGAATTGCTGGCCGCCAACCTGCCAATTCGTCGCGCCGGGCATACCCTCGGCGAGCTGGACATGCTGCTGCGCGACCGCGATGGCGTGCATCACTTGGAACTGGCGATCAAACTCTATCTCGGCCCGCAGGACGGTAATGGCCAGGACACGGCGCAATGGCTGGGGCCAGGCTGCCATGACCGGCTGGACCGCAAGTTGGCCCATCTGGCCCAGCATCAACTGCCGATTTCCAAGCGGGTGGAAAGCCGAGAGGCGCTGGCGGCGCTGGATATCCAGCATTTCGATGCGCATTTGTGGCTGGGCGGTTATCTGCTGTATCCCTGGCCTGGCGAGGCCCAAGCCCCCATTGGCGCCCATCCGCAGCATTTACGTGGGCGCTGGTTGCATCAGCGTGATTGGCAAGCGTTTGTCAGCCTAAGCCCGCCCGGTCGCTGGCAGCCTCTGCCCAGGCATGCGTGGTTGGCGCCAGCGCATTACCCGGTGGATGAAGTCTGGAGTGAAGAACAGATGATGGGCTGGTTGGCGGACCTGGATCCCATGGCGCCGGCGCAGTTATTGGTGCGCATGGTTCAAGTCGATCAGGATTGGGAGGAAGCCGAGCGGTTGTTCCTGGTGGCGGATCTTTGGCCAAATGTGCCGGGCAATAGCTAA
- a CDS encoding metallophosphoesterase yields the protein MMLDPARSYDLIGDVHGCAHTLEHLLDRLGYHKQGGTWRHPSRMAVFLGDIIDRGPRIREALHIVHDMTEAGQALCIMGNHEFNALGWTTPAPPGSGKQFVREHTPRHARLIHETLTQFEHHTADWHDFLGWFYDMPLFVDAGRFRVVHACWDGGFIDPLRATFPDGCIDQHFLQAAAVPGSFACNAFDRLLRGTDMRLPDGLTLTGGDGLTRSFFRTKFWEDDPKTYGDIVFQPDALPEPVARTPLSSTEKNSLLRYGVDEPLLFVGHYWRSGKPAPIRPNLACLDYSAVLYGKLVAYRLDQETQLDPRKFVWVDVERPEVIV from the coding sequence CTGATGCTCGATCCCGCGCGTAGCTACGACCTGATTGGTGACGTGCACGGTTGCGCCCACACCCTTGAGCACTTGCTCGACCGGTTGGGTTACCACAAGCAGGGCGGCACCTGGCGTCATCCGTCGCGCATGGCGGTGTTCCTCGGCGATATCATCGACCGTGGCCCGCGCATCCGCGAGGCGTTGCACATCGTCCACGACATGACCGAAGCCGGCCAGGCGCTCTGCATCATGGGCAACCATGAGTTCAACGCCCTGGGCTGGACCACGCCCGCACCACCGGGCAGTGGCAAGCAGTTCGTGCGCGAGCACACTCCACGGCATGCGCGATTGATCCACGAGACACTGACCCAGTTCGAGCACCACACGGCTGACTGGCACGACTTCCTCGGCTGGTTCTATGACATGCCGCTGTTTGTCGACGCCGGACGTTTCCGCGTGGTGCATGCCTGCTGGGATGGCGGCTTTATCGATCCGCTGCGCGCCACGTTCCCGGACGGCTGCATCGACCAGCACTTCCTGCAGGCCGCCGCCGTACCGGGCAGTTTTGCCTGCAATGCCTTCGACCGGCTGTTGCGCGGTACCGACATGCGCCTGCCGGATGGCCTCACGCTGACCGGCGGCGATGGCCTGACACGCTCGTTCTTTCGCACCAAGTTCTGGGAAGACGACCCCAAGACCTACGGCGATATCGTGTTCCAGCCCGATGCCTTGCCGGAGCCGGTGGCGCGTACGCCATTGTCGTCCACCGAAAAGAATTCCCTGCTGCGCTACGGCGTCGACGAACCGTTGCTGTTCGTCGGGCATTACTGGCGCAGCGGCAAACCGGCGCCGATCCGCCCGAACCTGGCCTGCCTGGACTACAGCGCGGTGCTGTACGGCAAGCTGGTGGCGTACCGTCTGGACCAGGAAACCCAATTGGATCCGCGTAAATTCGTCTGGGTCGATGTTGAGCGGCCCGAGGTGATTGTATGA
- a CDS encoding NAD(+) kinase encodes MEQFRNIGIIGRLGSTQVLDTVRRLKKFLLERHLHVILEDTIAEILPGHGLQTSSRKMLGEVCDMVIVVGGDGSLLGAARALARHNVPVLGINRGSLGFLTDIRPDELEVEVAKVLDGHYLVENRFLLQAEVRRHGEAIGQGDALNDVVLHPGKSTRMIEFELYIDGQFVCSQKADGLIVATPTGSTAYALSAGGPIMHPKLDAIVIVPMYPHMLSSRPIVVDGNSELKIVVSKDMQIYPQVSCDGQNHFTCAPGDTITVSKKAQKLRLIHPLDHNYYEVCRTKLGWGSRLGGGGD; translated from the coding sequence ATGGAGCAATTTCGCAATATCGGCATTATCGGTCGCCTGGGCAGTACCCAGGTGTTGGACACCGTCCGCCGGCTGAAAAAATTCCTGCTGGAACGTCATCTGCATGTGATCCTCGAAGACACCATCGCCGAAATCCTGCCGGGCCACGGCCTGCAAACCTCGTCACGCAAGATGCTCGGCGAAGTCTGTGACATGGTGATTGTGGTCGGCGGTGACGGCAGCCTGCTGGGGGCTGCTCGTGCCTTGGCGCGGCATAACGTGCCGGTGCTGGGGATCAACCGCGGCAGCCTGGGTTTCCTCACCGATATCCGCCCGGACGAGCTGGAAGTCGAAGTCGCCAAGGTGCTCGATGGCCATTACCTGGTGGAGAACCGCTTCCTGCTGCAAGCCGAAGTGCGCCGCCACGGCGAAGCCATCGGCCAGGGCGATGCCCTCAACGACGTGGTGCTGCACCCTGGCAAGTCCACGCGAATGATCGAATTCGAACTTTATATAGACGGCCAGTTCGTGTGCAGCCAGAAGGCCGACGGCCTGATCGTCGCCACGCCCACCGGCTCCACGGCCTACGCGCTGTCGGCCGGTGGCCCGATCATGCATCCCAAGCTGGATGCCATTGTGATCGTGCCGATGTACCCCCATATGTTGTCGAGCAGGCCGATTGTGGTCGACGGCAACAGTGAGTTGAAAATCGTGGTGTCCAAAGACATGCAGATCTACCCGCAGGTGTCCTGTGACGGGCAGAACCACTTTACTTGCGCTCCCGGTGACACTATCACCGTGAGCAAGAAGGCGCAGAAGTTGCGGTTGATCCACCCGCTGGACCACAACTACTACGAAGTGTGCCGCACCAAGCTGGGCTGGGGCAGCCGCTTGGGGGGTGGAGGCGACTGA
- a CDS encoding ATP-binding protein, giving the protein MTDIPHFPLSAVVGADDLKLALCLTAIDPKIGGVLIEGPRGMAKSTLARGLADVLASGQLVTLPLGATEERLVGTLDLDAALGEGRAQFSPGVLAKADGGVLYVDEVNLLPDHLVDLLLDVAASGTNLIERDGISHRHSARFVLIGTMNPEEGELRPQLLDRFGFNVALSGQTLPAERGQIIRRRLEFDSDPVAFCAQWDESQAALRERCTQARARLDAIALDDEALAQITERCFAAGVDGLRADLVWLRGARAHAAWRGASAIAEEDIDAVAEFALRHRRQEQAPASSPPSEGQSPKASDASPGQGQWGDMPAPALPTGARREVPTWPKKP; this is encoded by the coding sequence ATGACTGATATTCCGCATTTCCCGCTGTCCGCCGTAGTCGGCGCCGACGACCTGAAACTGGCGTTGTGCCTGACCGCCATCGACCCGAAGATCGGCGGTGTGCTGATCGAAGGCCCGCGCGGCATGGCCAAGTCGACTTTAGCGCGTGGTTTGGCGGACGTGCTGGCCAGCGGTCAGTTAGTGACCTTGCCCTTGGGCGCCACTGAAGAGCGTCTTGTCGGCACGCTGGACCTGGATGCTGCCTTGGGCGAGGGCCGCGCGCAGTTTTCCCCCGGCGTATTGGCCAAGGCGGATGGCGGCGTGTTGTACGTCGATGAAGTCAACCTGCTGCCCGACCACCTGGTAGACCTGCTGCTGGACGTGGCCGCCAGCGGCACCAATCTCATCGAGCGCGATGGCATTTCCCATCGTCATTCGGCGCGCTTCGTGCTGATCGGCACCATGAACCCGGAGGAGGGTGAGTTGCGACCACAGCTGCTCGACCGTTTCGGTTTCAACGTGGCGTTGAGCGGGCAGACATTGCCGGCTGAGCGGGGACAGATCATTCGTCGTCGCCTGGAGTTTGATAGCGATCCGGTGGCGTTCTGCGCGCAATGGGATGAGTCGCAGGCGGCCTTGCGCGAACGCTGCACCCAGGCGCGGGCGCGGCTCGACGCTATCGCGCTGGATGATGAGGCGCTGGCGCAGATCACAGAGCGGTGTTTCGCGGCGGGCGTCGATGGCTTGCGTGCGGACCTGGTGTGGTTGCGTGGCGCTCGGGCCCATGCCGCCTGGCGTGGCGCCAGTGCTATCGCCGAAGAAGATATCGACGCGGTGGCGGAATTTGCCTTGCGCCATCGCCGCCAAGAGCAGGCCCCTGCGTCCAGCCCGCCGAGTGAAGGGCAGTCGCCCAAGGCCTCCGATGCTTCGCCGGGTCAAGGTCAATGGGGCGATATGCCCGCACCGGCCTTGCCCACGGGCGCACGCCGGGAAGTCCCCACCTGGCCAAAAAAGCCCTAG
- a CDS encoding DUF2797 domain-containing protein — protein sequence MIEIGRGAVSKMSAQLGEPTVQYAFRLGGAEVPVNPLIGTHVRLEYLGAIHCSHCGRKTKTSFSQGYCYPCMTKLAQCDLCIMSPERCHYDAGTCRDPGWGEKFCMTDHVVYLANSSGIKVGITRATQLPTRWLDQGASQALPIMRVATRQQSGFVEDLFRSQVADKTNWRALLKGDAQSVDLKQVRDELFASCAEGLLSLQERFGLQAIQTIADIEPIEIRYPVEQYPTKIVSFNLDKNPIAEGTLLGIKGQYLIFDTGVINIRKYTAYQLAVHQ from the coding sequence TTGATCGAAATTGGCCGCGGTGCAGTCAGCAAAATGTCGGCGCAACTCGGTGAGCCGACCGTTCAATACGCGTTTCGTCTAGGTGGTGCCGAGGTGCCGGTCAATCCGTTGATCGGCACTCACGTGCGCCTGGAATACCTCGGTGCCATCCATTGCAGCCATTGCGGCCGCAAGACCAAGACCAGCTTCAGCCAGGGCTACTGCTACCCCTGCATGACCAAGCTGGCCCAGTGTGATCTGTGCATCATGAGCCCCGAGCGTTGCCATTACGATGCCGGCACCTGCCGCGATCCGGGCTGGGGCGAGAAATTCTGCATGACCGACCATGTGGTGTACCTGGCGAATTCGTCGGGGATCAAGGTCGGTATCACCCGCGCTACCCAGTTGCCGACGCGCTGGCTGGACCAGGGTGCGAGCCAGGCGCTGCCGATCATGCGCGTGGCGACCCGCCAGCAGTCCGGTTTTGTCGAAGACCTGTTCCGCAGCCAGGTGGCCGACAAGACCAACTGGCGCGCGCTGCTCAAGGGCGACGCCCAGTCCGTCGACCTCAAGCAGGTCCGTGACGAGTTGTTCGCCTCCTGCGCCGAGGGCCTGCTGAGTTTGCAGGAACGCTTTGGCCTGCAGGCCATCCAAACCATTGCCGACATCGAACCGATCGAAATCCGCTACCCGGTAGAGCAATATCCCACCAAGATCGTCAGCTTCAACCTGGACAAGAACCCGATTGCCGAAGGCACGCTGCTGGGGATCAAGGGCCAATACCTGATCTTCGATACCGGCGTTATCAACATTCGTAAGTACACGGCCTACCAGCTCGCCGTGCATCAGTAG